The following is a genomic window from Devosia neptuniae.
AATGATCGGCACGGCGCCGCTGAGCGCATCGACCAAAGCGGGGCCCGAGCCCTGATAGGGCACGTGGACCATATCGACACCGGCCATGGATTTGAACAATTCGCCCGACAGATGCAGCGGCGTGCCATTGCCCGAGGAGGCATAGGCATGGGTTTCCGGCTCGGCCTTGAGCAGGGCGATCAGTTCCTCGACATTGGTGGCGGGGAAATCGGGGTTGACCAGCAGCACATTGGGTACGGTCACCAGCAGGGAAATCGGAGCGAAATCGGCGGACGGATCAAAGGGCGGCGTGGCGTAAAGCGAGGCGCTGAGTGCGTGCGTGGCAATGGTGCCCATCAGGATGGTGTAGCCATCGGGAGCCGCATCGGCCACGGCCGTGGCGCCGAGTACGCCTCCCGCGCCGGCCTGATTGACCACCAGAACCTGCTGGCCCAATTGGGCGCTCATCGCTTCGGCAACAATGCGGCCGACCAGGTCAGTCGAGCCGCCGGCGGCGAAGGGGACGACCAGATTGATCGGCTTATTGGGAAAATCCTGCGCCATGGCAGGCAAGGACACGACAAGCGCCCCGGCCGCAATGGCCAGGGTTGATAGCAACGACTTCATCAATGGGTTCCTCCCCGGGGTGACGGGGAGGCAATTGCGGCTGGATGGATTTGGTTCCACCCGCCCGGCAAAATAATTGCTCAGTTCAGAATGCCGA
Proteins encoded in this region:
- a CDS encoding Bug family tripartite tricarboxylate transporter substrate binding protein, whose product is MKSLLSTLAIAAGALVVSLPAMAQDFPNKPINLVVPFAAGGSTDLVGRIVAEAMSAQLGQQVLVVNQAGAGGVLGATAVADAAPDGYTILMGTIATHALSASLYATPPFDPSADFAPISLLVTVPNVLLVNPDFPATNVEELIALLKAEPETHAYASSGNGTPLHLSGELFKSMAGVDMVHVPYQGSGPALVDALSGAVPIIFDNLPSATEHMKAGTLRPLAVTTLERAASFPDVPTMDEAGVPGYETNTWNALFAPAGTPPEVVAKLNQAAVAAINDPAVHERLAEVGAIVVGSTPEELATHVATEVERWAPVVEASGATIL